A genomic region of Acidiphilium multivorum AIU301 contains the following coding sequences:
- a CDS encoding IS5 family transposase — protein MPPKLNASQDDLELFRSRLENIIDQRHPLTRLARLIDWRVFEERFGALYAEAAGRPALPTRLMVALHLLKHMDRLSDEAICARYLDSPYVQAFCGETHFQHTLPLDRSSMTRWRKRIGAERMEALLAETLAAAERGGAVAEKHYERVTIDTTVQPKAVTHPTDSKLLHRGIETLARMARRHGITLRQSYRRVARYARQEAARLHHGGKRHEAEARVRKLRTWLGRLARDITRKIAGNAEAKAAFAETLGVINRLLRQKRSDRGADKLYSLHAPEVECIGKGKARTRFEFGVKVSIATTNAAAPGGQFVLGMQSQPGNPYDGHTLAGQIEQVERITGVAVARAYRGHGVEAEGRRIFISRQKRGITPTIRRELRRRTAIEPVIGHMKTNGHLGRNFLLGVDGDAINAVLAGAGHNLRLLRRWLIRLLCALVAWLSAPNRSPSPGFTHRQIT, from the coding sequence ATGCCGCCGAAGCTGAATGCCTCGCAGGATGATCTCGAACTGTTCCGCTCGCGGCTGGAGAACATCATCGACCAGCGGCATCCCCTGACGCGGCTGGCCCGGCTGATCGACTGGCGGGTCTTCGAGGAACGCTTTGGCGCACTCTACGCCGAGGCGGCGGGACGTCCGGCGCTGCCGACCCGCCTGATGGTGGCGCTGCATCTTCTCAAGCACATGGATAGGCTGTCCGACGAAGCGATTTGCGCGCGCTATCTCGACAGTCCGTATGTCCAGGCATTCTGCGGCGAGACGCATTTCCAGCACACGCTGCCCCTTGACCGATCCTCGATGACGCGCTGGCGCAAGCGGATCGGGGCGGAGCGGATGGAGGCCCTGCTCGCCGAGACGCTGGCGGCGGCCGAGCGGGGTGGGGCCGTTGCGGAGAAGCACTACGAGCGGGTCACCATCGATACCACGGTCCAGCCAAAGGCCGTGACGCATCCGACCGACAGCAAGCTCCTGCACAGAGGCATCGAGACACTGGCGCGGATGGCACGCCGGCACGGCATCACGCTACGCCAGTCGTATCGCCGGGTCGCGCGCTACGCCAGGCAGGAGGCGGCGCGCCTGCACCATGGTGGCAAACGCCACGAGGCCGAGGCTCGCGTGCGCAAGCTGCGAACCTGGCTGGGCCGGCTGGCTCGTGACATCACCCGCAAGATCGCAGGCAACGCTGAAGCGAAGGCCGCGTTCGCCGAAACGCTGGGCGTGATCAATCGCCTGCTTCGCCAGAAGCGCTCCGACCGCGGTGCCGACAAGCTCTATTCCCTGCACGCACCTGAGGTGGAGTGCATCGGCAAGGGCAAGGCCAGGACGCGCTTCGAATTCGGCGTGAAGGTCTCCATCGCCACCACCAACGCCGCTGCACCCGGCGGTCAGTTCGTTCTCGGCATGCAGAGCCAGCCGGGAAATCCCTATGACGGCCACACCCTGGCCGGCCAGATCGAGCAGGTCGAGCGGATCACCGGCGTTGCCGTCGCCCGCGCCTATCGCGGCCACGGCGTCGAAGCCGAGGGCAGAAGGATCTTCATCTCCCGCCAGAAACGCGGCATCACCCCCACCATCCGCCGCGAGTTGCGCCGACGCACAGCCATCGAACCCGTCATCGGCCACATGAAGACCAATGGCCATCTGGGGCGAAACTTCCTGCTCGGCGTCGACGGTGATGCCATCAACGCCGTCCTCGCCGGCGCCGGCCACAACCTCCGCCTCCTGCGCAGATGGCTGATCAGGCTTCTTTGCGCCCTCGTCGCATGGCTCTCTGCACCAAACCGCTCACCAAGCCCCGGCTTCACGCACCGCCAGATCACATAG
- a CDS encoding IS6 family transposase codes for MIEFKGVHYPKSVILYAGFFYLRYAVSYRDLEEILGERGVTVDHATLNRWVVKFAPLIAAQAQARKRPTATSWRMDETYIKVKGKWTYLYRAVDRDGQTLDFMLSERRNLAAARRFFKRAIAANGVPDRVVIDKSGANLAGLQAVNVILKFTGDGRTIEVRQVKFLNNILEQDHRFIKQITGPMMGFKAFHSAAATIAGIEAAHVIRKGQIPANGTSAFQTFAELAA; via the coding sequence GTGATCGAGTTCAAGGGCGTGCACTATCCGAAGTCGGTGATCCTGTACGCGGGATTCTTCTACCTGCGCTACGCCGTCTCCTACCGCGACTTGGAGGAGATCCTTGGGGAGCGGGGGGTTACCGTCGACCACGCGACGCTGAACCGCTGGGTAGTGAAGTTCGCGCCGCTAATCGCGGCCCAGGCGCAAGCGAGGAAGCGGCCGACCGCCACCTCCTGGCGGATGGATGAGACCTACATCAAGGTGAAGGGCAAGTGGACCTACCTCTACCGTGCCGTGGACCGGGATGGCCAAACTCTTGATTTCATGCTCTCGGAGCGCCGCAATCTGGCCGCTGCCCGGCGGTTCTTCAAACGGGCAATTGCCGCCAACGGCGTGCCCGACCGGGTTGTCATCGACAAAAGCGGTGCAAATCTTGCGGGCCTGCAGGCGGTGAATGTGATCCTGAAATTCACCGGCGATGGACGCACCATCGAGGTCCGGCAGGTCAAATTCCTCAATAACATACTTGAACAGGACCATCGCTTCATCAAGCAGATCACCGGCCCGATGATGGGCTTCAAGGCGTTCCACTCGGCCGCAGCGACCATCGCCGGGATTGAGGCCGCCCACGTGATCAGAAAAGGCCAGATCCCGGCCAACGGCACCAGCGCGTTTCAGACCTTCGCGGAGCTCGCGGCATAA